In a single window of the Dreissena polymorpha isolate Duluth1 chromosome 3, UMN_Dpol_1.0, whole genome shotgun sequence genome:
- the LOC127874957 gene encoding uncharacterized protein LOC127874957, translated as MKTRLCKLQQQLNTRSNMEAVTDGRNMPESVLDTLFQPGYRSLSCVTMVKPRINYLGVCYTKPDSYADLSPSMYDRVKTGRRQHKSAEDQQPEDMEVEESGSDNEKELKLFVSGNNQDRKVFSSSLAFNGPMVMCVDNIRAHSNGILPSPTKLTRKLVENLKTTERMETSNDLLKDSTKFSGVYLDVDEVVHDTSIGDYDVSYPDLETIEEEDGKDESLPDIFAKNKLKYINNKERSSERSKSAINKHLSNCGMMTSNEESEIPSCQSDESIYVQTLKSVQPENRTTTTVKDVEVSVYKTNSLNIFEQMSSLTSNSNLCVTEIHTPENSDHQDNNIACITTEETLQELKEPNIKTSVEPDHDTLDELNSEIITTKKMPLKGKVKSGKIDDSVKDKSEYLKTQLLNDKSKREGSSKYLMNCRSKSWDTTFKKQNDKNIPTSTPSDKIESVSLSNDQVVYAKENETDNEIILQQLGKCTSIEKNCSRSMSSDFEPSRETSKKAPMKEKDDKLSRQSERRTSSEKEQLVSNNQKVSDVSIRFKNKHGSTLNSHQKHEDCLPTEIKKSSEKNERKSDVVNLSIEMMEINSNKIQSCKNRKVIETDKRFLLNSGGRFETANKTGSGCNKSDEDEPNTKSKKCSFPSGGKGNSRCSSKSNYNTHTIESLATSENPEEIVVSGETAHTVTQASDSLNKNEGNVSIVEGKKEEIERTFKQIDIETKQLSTANEVSPDVDDGGRSSESAKISYSVPVEPLTNKVRFCPCCKKALYLSAHKFDNHKVYCEKHVKQFELRKAEKSESAMAQSCNAKESESSAMNESTVKVNGKDNTSKTHSQDLNSEPVGKSEVVMNENSNTVHKTNNKIQQNVPLDIKAQSIISNDNEDERLKGTSNNRKTSMLLCNVCKRTFCKTNEQLAKHMERVHNIRDVKIVMTEEKGANAHGEVNKIYGASSNIGYSKSERVRKCEICTNKYFLTQECLDKHFKEVHKTNTENVQLKIKCAKVAEKSLNEENTKEDKKNVHLNKEFTKLIDKTLSSSIPENNTKLNAPCDVSTKDIVVDTSSAKQENVVEGAKADNKDIPHVSNSATSEQSSINVSPKKYTCQTCGETFRYISQLKCHIHQQHRNAFSPGDLRNNKISNYKNNSAKKPSPNSKVTSKLGINKPSSEIEILKVSTNESVTSSLHVGNKKPRQDVDTLKRKIGETSSVSDPAKTMLLRNDTVHDKLRENDSFNIPFKSRESEHKQGNEEDEPPRKRRTSKVELYSPTGQSMSNIVSPTRQLMDLRSQTRKSIDDSRSPLGQSKTGLRSPTRKSIGDLCSPTQQCKKDLCSPTRHDYADQDEESTKYSSDTSSDSRERLSDKQERSLSLERECSSRERLSNEHERNLRAKYKHSHRQRQSPNRKSLNVSRRGDPSFRGNNTNLPNVHSVMNPYRRDMSGQGRGSDRGRGRGRGRGHGRGHVGYGNRFKRSVKQDGYFRCRKCSERFPNRDLLMAHINDKRHYCPTSWRPNRA; from the exons ATGAAAACGAGGCTATgtaaactacaacaacaactgaaCACACGGTCAAACATGGAGGCCGTAACAGATGGGCGAAATATGCCGGAGTCTGTACTGGACACTCTGTTTCAACCAGGCTACAGATCGCTGTCTTG TGTCACCATGGTCAAACCTCGGATAAATTACCTTGGTGTCTGCTACACAAAACCAGACTCTTATGCCGATCTAAGCCCATCAATGTATGACAGAGTTAAAACAGGGAGAAGGCAACACAAATCAGCAGAAGACCAACAGCCCGAAGATATGGAAGTTGAAGAATCTGGCAGTGATAATGAAAAAGAGTTGAAGCTCTTTGTCAGTGGCAATAATCAGGATCGGAAAGTGTTTAGCAGTTCTCTTGCTTTTAATGGCCCAATGGTCATGTGTGTTGATAATATAAGGGCACACTCGAATGGAATTCTACCATCACCTACAAAATTGACCAGAAAACTTGTTGAAAATCTAAAGACTACTGAACGAATGGAGACATCAAATGATTTGCTTAAAGATTCTACCAAGTTTTCTGGAGTTTACCTCGATGTTGATGAAGTTGTGCATGATACAAGTATTGGAGACTATGATGTTAGTTATCCCGACCTAGAGACAATAGAAGAAGAAGATGGAAAGGATGAAAGCTTGCCAGATATATTTGCAAAGAATAAgttgaaatacataaataacaaagaGCGCAGTTCAGAAAGAAGTAAATCTgcaataaacaaacatttaagtaATTGTGGGATGATGACTTCCAATGAAGAATCTGAAATACCTAGCTGCCAAAGTGATGAAAGTATTTATGTACAAACATTGAAATCCGTCCAGCCAGAAAATAGAACGACAACTACAGTCAAAGATGTAGAGGTGTCAGTATACAAAAccaattctttaaatatttttgaacaaaTGTCGAGCTTAACATCAAACTCAAACTTGTGTGTAACTGAGATACATACACCTGAAAATAGTGACCATCAAGACAATAACATTGCGTGTATTACTACTGAAGAGACTTTACAGGAACTTAAAGAACCAAACATTAAAACATCTGTGGAGCCAGATCATGATACATTAGATGAGCTTAACAGTGAAATCATCACCACTAAGAAAATGCCATTGAAAGGGAAGGTCAAAAGTGGTAAAATAGATGACTCTGTTAAAGACAAATctgaatatttaaaaacacagCTTCTGAATGACAAAAGCAAAAGAGAAGGCTcttcaaaatatttaatgaactgTAGGTCCAAAAGTTGGGATACAACATTTAAAAAGCAGAATGATAAAAACATTCCCACAAGTACTCCCTCTGATAAAATAGAATCTGTCAGTCTTTCCAATGACCAAGTTGTTTATGCAAAAGAAAATGAAActgataatgaaataattttgcaGCAATTGGGTAAATGTACCAgcattgaaaaaaattgttcacGCTCTATGTCTTCTGATTTTGAACCGAGCAGGGAAACCTCAAAGAAGGCACCCATGAAAGAAAAAGATGATAAATTGAGTAGACAAAGCGAAAGAAGAACGAGTAGTGAAAAAGAACAGCTAGTATCCAATAATCAAAAGGTGTCAGATGTGTCAATAAGGTTTAAAAATAAACACGGGTCGACTTTAAATTCACACCAAAAACACGAAGATTGCTTACCAACAGAGATAAAGAAAAGTAGTGAAAAGAACGAAAGGAAAAGCGATGTGGTGAATTTGAGTATTGAAATGATGGAAATAAACAGTAACAAGATCCAATCTTGTAAAAACAGGAAAGTTATTGAAACAGACAAGCGATTTTTATTAAACAGTGGTGGTAGATTTGAAACGGCAAATAAAACGGGCAGTGGTTGCAATAAGTCAGATGAAGATGAACCTAATACAAAATCCAAAAAGTGTAGTTTTCCTTCAGGTGGCAAGGGAAATTCTAGATGTTCTAGTAAATCCAATTATAACACACATACCATAGAGAGTCTGGCCACATCAGAGAATCCTGAAGAAATAGTTGTATCAGGTGAAACAGCCCACACAGTAACTCAAGCTTCAGACAGTTTGAACAAAAATGAAGGTAATGTCAGTATTGTAGAAGGGAAGAAGGAGGAGATTGAaagaacatttaaacaaatagatattgaaacaaaacaactttCAACTGCAAATGAAGTGTCTCCAGATGTAGATGATGGTGGAAGAAGTTCTGAGTCCGCAAAAATATCTTATTCAGTGCCAGTTGAACCACTTACAAACAAGGTTCGTTTTTGTCCTTGTTGTAAGAAAGCTCTTTATTTGTCTGCTCACAAATTTGATAATCATAAAGTTTACtgtgaaaaacatgtgaaacagtTTGAATTGAGAAAAGCTGAAAAGAGTGAAAGCGCTATGGCTCAGTCTTGCAATGCAAAAGAAAGTGAATCAAGTGCGATGAATGAATCAACTGTCAAAGTCAATGGTAAAGATAATACATCAAAAACACACTCGCAAGATTTGAATAGCGAACCAGTAGGAAAATCAGAAGTTGTGATGAATGAAAATAGCAATACTGTTCAcaaaactaataataaaatacagcaaaATGTGCCATTAGATATTAAAGCACAGAGCATTATTTCTAATGATAATGAAGATGAGAGATTAAAAGGTACCTCAAATAACAGGAAGACATCAATGCTGTTATGTAATGTCTGTAAAAGAACTTTCTGCAAAACAAATGAACAACTTGCCAAACATATGGAACGTGTCCATAACATTAGggatgttaaaattgttatgacGGAAGAAAAAGGGGCAAATGCTCATGGTGAAGTTAACAAAATTTATGGAGCAAGTTCTAATATTGGATATTCAAAGAGTGAAAGGGTTAGGAAATGTGAAATTTGTACCAATAAGTATTTTCTTACCCAAGAATGTTTAGATAAGCATTTTAAAGAGGTTCATAAGACAAACACTGAAAATGTTCAGTTGAAGATAAAATGTGCAAAAGTAGCTGAGAAATCTCTGAATGAAGAAAATACAAAAGAAGATAAAAAAAATGTCCATTTGAATAAagaatttacaaaattaattgacAAAACTCTAAGTTCGAGTATACCTGAAAACAACACTAAACTGAATGCTCCCTGTGATGTGTCAACAAAAGACATTGTTGTTGATACTTCATCAGCTAAACAGGAAAATGTTGTTGAAGGAGCTAAAGCTGATAACAAAGATATTCCACATGTTTCAAATAGTGCTACTTCAGAGCAGTCTTCAATCAATGTTTCTCCTAAAAAGTACACATGCCAGACTTGTGGTGAGACATTTAGATATATAAGTCAGCTTAAATGCCATATACACCAACAGCATAGAAATGCCTTTTCACCTGGAGACTTGAGAAATAATAAAAtttctaattataaaaacaacagtGCCAAAAAGCCATCACCAAACTCTAAGGTCACTTCAAAGCTAGGTATCAACAAGCCATCAAGTGAAATAGAAATCCTTAAAGTCTCAACTAATGAGTCAGTAACAAGCTCTTTGCATGTAGGTAACAAAAAACCTCGACAGGATGTCGATACTTTGAAGCGGAAAATAGGAGAGACATCAAGTGTTTCAGATCCAGCTAAGACTATGTTGCTAAGGAATGACACTGTACACGACAAACTCAGGGAAAACGATTCCTTTAATATTCCATTTAAGTCCAGGGAATCAGAACATAAACAAGGCAATGAAGAGGATGAACCACCAAGAAAAAGGAGAACATCAAAGGTGGAGCTGTACTCACCAACAGGACAATCCATGTCAAATATTGTCTCACCAACACGTCAATTGATGGATCTTCGCTCGCAGACAAGAAAATCAATTGATGATAGTCGCTCACCATTAGGACAATCAAAGACTGGTTTGCGCTCGCCCACACGAAAATCAATAGGAGATCTTTGCTCACCAACACAACAATGCAAGAAAGATCTTTGCTCACCCACACGACATGATTATGCAGACCAGGATGAAGAAAGCACAAAATATTCATCAGATACAAGCAGCGATAGTAGGGAAAGATTATCTGACAAACAGGAAAGAAGCTTGTCACTGGAAAGGGAATGCAGCAGTAGGGAAAGATTATCTAATGAACACGAACGGAACCTTAGGGCTAAATATAAACATTCTCATAGACAAAGACAGAGCCCAAACAGAAAGTCTTTGAATGTTTCAAGAAGAGGTGATCCAAGTTTCAGAGGGAACAACACAAATTTGCCTAATGTGCATAGTGTTATGAACCCTTACAGGAGGGATATGTCAGGTCAAGGTCGAGGGTCAGATAGAGGTCGTGGTAGAGGTCGTGGAAGAGGTCATGGAAGAGGTCATGTGGGGTATGGTAATCGTTTTAAACGAAGTGTAAAACAAGATGGCTATTTTAGGTGCAGGAAGTGTTCAGAAAGATTCCCAAACCGTGATTTACTTATGGCTCACATAAATGACAAAAGACACTATTGCCCGACATCATGGAGACCaaacagggcttga